One genomic segment of Gammaproteobacteria bacterium includes these proteins:
- a CDS encoding TIGR03087 family PEP-CTERM/XrtA system glycosyltransferase, translating into MGELLYLVHRIPYPPNKGDKIRSFHFLEHLSKRWNIHLGTFVDDPNDWRYAEELGKYCADVQLVSLNSLKAKIGAIGALFSGRALTIPYYYSDELAHWVEQRRREFEFDAVLVFSGAMAQYVMDDSWKTLPRVIDFVDVDSDKWHQYAESKRGIMRLIYHREAKKMLEFERKVASEFDASVFVSEHEREMFATLAPESADKIFAVNNGVDLGHYDLKLSFQNPYAEGAEVVVFTGAMDYWANVDAVVWFAKEIWPQVHKSRPKAQFCIVGSKPTENVKSLVQIPGVVVTGSVDDVRPYLAHARVAVAPMRIARGVQNKVLEAMAMAVPVVTTPAGYEGIEAIQGVELMVATLPEEFAKGVLELFSGARRELVRLAGRKRIETDYEWGHTLQRLDAALEIAPDTERVVGVGL; encoded by the coding sequence GTGGGCGAATTACTTTATCTTGTGCATCGAATTCCGTATCCACCAAATAAGGGGGACAAGATTCGCTCGTTTCATTTTTTAGAACATCTGTCTAAACGTTGGAATATCCATCTTGGCACATTTGTGGATGATCCGAATGATTGGCGTTATGCAGAGGAATTGGGCAAGTATTGTGCCGATGTCCAGTTGGTGTCATTAAATTCATTGAAAGCAAAGATAGGGGCGATTGGTGCCTTGTTTTCGGGGCGGGCATTAACTATCCCCTATTATTATAGTGATGAGCTGGCGCATTGGGTTGAGCAGCGGCGGCGAGAATTTGAGTTTGATGCAGTGCTTGTTTTCTCAGGAGCCATGGCGCAATACGTCATGGATGATTCCTGGAAGACATTGCCGAGAGTGATTGATTTTGTTGATGTGGACTCGGATAAGTGGCACCAGTATGCGGAAAGTAAACGTGGCATCATGCGCCTTATCTATCATCGGGAAGCGAAAAAAATGCTGGAATTTGAGCGTAAAGTGGCCTCCGAGTTTGATGCCAGTGTGTTTGTTTCCGAACATGAGCGAGAGATGTTCGCCACATTAGCTCCAGAAAGCGCAGATAAGATTTTTGCCGTAAATAATGGCGTTGACCTTGGTCATTATGATTTGAAATTAAGCTTCCAGAATCCGTATGCCGAGGGTGCCGAAGTTGTGGTCTTTACGGGGGCCATGGATTATTGGGCGAATGTTGATGCGGTTGTCTGGTTTGCGAAGGAGATATGGCCGCAGGTGCATAAGTCGCGCCCTAAGGCCCAATTCTGCATCGTGGGCAGTAAGCCAACGGAGAACGTTAAGTCGCTGGTTCAAATACCCGGGGTGGTCGTGACCGGATCGGTTGACGATGTCAGACCCTATCTTGCGCATGCGCGGGTTGCTGTAGCGCCGATGAGGATCGCCAGAGGGGTGCAAAACAAGGTGCTCGAAGCGATGGCAATGGCAGTGCCGGTAGTGACTACGCCCGCAGGATATGAAGGTATAGAAGCAATTCAAGGGGTGGAATTGATGGTCGCTACTTTGCCAGAGGAATTTGCCAAAGGGGTTCTGGAATTGTTTTCCGGCGCGCGTCGTGAATTGGTGCGTCTTGCTGGTCGTAAACGTATTGAAACGGATTATGAGTGGGGGCATACCTTGCAGCGCCTGGACGCGGCGTTGGAGATTGCGCCCGACACGGAGCGTGTGGTGGGAGTCGGATTATGA
- a CDS encoding AAA family ATPase — protein sequence MYESFYKLNAKPFQLSPDPRFFFGSRGHKRAMSYLRYGLSQGEGFIVITGGIGTGKTTLVRALFEDLAKENVVAAQLVTTQLEVDDTLRMVAASFGLAHEGASKAIILKNLETFFQAKTREGKRILLVVDEAQNLPARSLEELRMLSNYQVGGRAMLQCFLLGQQQFRNTLQASELEQVRQRIIAAYHLEPLNLDETKAYIEHRLQRVGWAGDPQFSDEAFESIYQFTGGVPRKINNFCDRLLLFGYLEELHEIGKEHVSQVANELQHEAPDAVERKDEIERQAVASRHVGVDVAPEAG from the coding sequence ATGTACGAATCATTCTATAAACTTAATGCCAAGCCCTTTCAGTTAAGTCCTGATCCGCGTTTCTTCTTTGGCAGTCGTGGCCATAAGCGGGCGATGTCCTATTTGCGTTATGGCTTGAGCCAGGGCGAAGGCTTCATCGTGATTACGGGCGGTATCGGAACCGGTAAGACGACGCTGGTGCGCGCGCTCTTTGAAGATCTCGCCAAGGAGAATGTAGTTGCCGCGCAGCTGGTGACGACGCAACTGGAGGTGGATGATACCTTGCGTATGGTGGCAGCCTCGTTTGGGTTGGCGCATGAGGGGGCGAGTAAGGCCATTATTCTCAAGAACCTCGAGACCTTTTTTCAAGCCAAAACCCGTGAAGGTAAGCGAATTCTTTTGGTGGTTGATGAGGCGCAAAATCTTCCGGCGCGGTCATTGGAAGAGTTGCGGATGTTGTCCAATTATCAGGTCGGTGGACGCGCAATGCTGCAATGTTTCTTGCTCGGGCAGCAGCAGTTTCGCAACACGCTACAGGCGTCAGAGTTGGAGCAGGTCAGGCAGCGCATCATCGCGGCCTATCATCTGGAGCCGTTGAATCTGGATGAAACCAAGGCGTATATCGAGCATCGACTGCAGCGTGTGGGCTGGGCGGGTGATCCGCAATTTAGCGATGAAGCTTTTGAGTCTATTTATCAATTCACGGGTGGTGTTCCGCGCAAGATTAACAATTTTTGTGATCGTTTGTTGTTATTTGGATATTTGGAAGAATTGCACGAGATTGGCAAGGAGCATGTGTCCCAGGTTGCCAATGAGTTGCAGCATGAAGCGCCTGATGCCGTTGAGCGCAAGGATGAAATAGAGCGTCAGGCAGTAGCCTCCAGACATGTCGGAGTTGATGTTGCGCCTGAGGCGGGATAA
- a CDS encoding FemAB family PEP-CTERM system-associated protein has translation MSTGFQIKKLTAADKSRWDDFVQNCSEATFFHRAAWADVIESAFGHETHFLYAERNGAIEAVLPLARIKSKLFGHSLISLPFCVYGGAAAISEAAAIAVEAEAVKLADKMGVDQLELRQRHPRHTDWPVKADMYVTFRKELDPDPEKNMLAIPRKQRAVVRKGIEAGLQGQWDDDVDQLFDMYSRSVHALGTPVFSRRYFQVLRDQFGKDCSVLTITKDGRPVSSVMNFYFRDEVLPYYGGGGDDARQYKANDFMYWELMRRSCEQGIKVFDYGRSKVGTGSYSFKKNWGFEPAPLYHEYHLVRAKTMPDINPLNPKYRLFIETWKKLPLGLTRLLGPMLVRNLG, from the coding sequence ATGTCAACAGGGTTTCAAATAAAAAAATTGACGGCGGCCGACAAATCTCGCTGGGATGATTTTGTCCAGAATTGCTCGGAGGCAACCTTTTTCCATCGTGCTGCGTGGGCGGATGTAATTGAATCCGCATTTGGACATGAAACACATTTTCTTTATGCCGAGCGTAATGGCGCAATTGAAGCGGTGCTGCCTCTGGCCAGAATCAAGAGTAAGCTGTTTGGTCATTCGCTGATATCGCTGCCATTCTGTGTTTATGGTGGTGCAGCGGCAATTTCCGAAGCAGCGGCGATAGCCGTTGAGGCGGAAGCGGTCAAGCTGGCGGATAAGATGGGTGTTGACCAGCTTGAGCTAAGGCAACGGCACCCCCGGCATACTGATTGGCCAGTAAAGGCGGATATGTATGTCACATTCCGCAAAGAATTGGATCCAGATCCAGAAAAAAATATGCTTGCGATTCCGCGCAAACAACGGGCTGTAGTGCGTAAAGGAATTGAGGCGGGTTTGCAGGGACAATGGGATGATGATGTCGATCAATTGTTCGATATGTATTCCCGTAGTGTTCATGCCCTAGGTACCCCGGTGTTTTCACGGCGCTATTTTCAAGTCTTGCGCGATCAGTTTGGCAAAGACTGCTCGGTGTTGACGATTACCAAAGATGGCCGTCCGGTGAGTAGCGTCATGAACTTTTATTTTCGGGATGAAGTGCTCCCTTATTATGGCGGCGGTGGTGATGATGCGCGTCAGTATAAGGCGAACGATTTTATGTATTGGGAACTGATGCGTCGTTCCTGCGAGCAAGGGATTAAAGTTTTTGACTATGGGCGGAGTAAAGTGGGGACTGGTTCCTATAGCTTCAAGAAGAACTGGGGTTTTGAGCCCGCGCCTTTGTATCATGAATATCATTTGGTGCGAGCCAAGACAATGCCCGATATCAATCCACTCAATCCTAAATACCGGCTTTTCATTGAGACCTGGAAAAAATTGCCGCTAGGGTTGACCCGTTTGCTTGGGCCAATGCTTGTGCGTAATCTGGGGTAG
- a CDS encoding TIGR03088 family PEP-CTERM/XrtA system glycosyltransferase — protein sequence MADTPLIAHIIHRFDVGGLENGLVNLLNRIPPERYRHAIICMTDYSEFKKRLTNPAVAVYAINKRDGKDFGAYVRLWRLLRQLRPAIVHTRNLSALEGVVVAALAGVPARVHGEHGRDIHDIDGRNRKYLALRRCCQFFVQRYIPLSQDLERWLRELVGVPDAKIRQIYNGVDIERFHPANGREPLARHRFASEDCIVIGTVGRLEQVKDQLTLVRAFAEISQRCPQLAPGLRLVLVGDGSSRIKLEQLAAELAVNDRLWITGARDDVPELMRGMDIFVLPSLAEGISNTILEAMATGLPVVATRVGGNPELVSDGNTGCLISADDPVAMATALQAYIESPVLRIKHGQAGRRRVVEEFSMAAMVTRYLAVYDELMVRSPVARVA from the coding sequence ATGGCTGATACGCCATTGATCGCGCATATTATTCATCGTTTCGATGTGGGCGGTCTGGAAAATGGGCTGGTTAATCTGCTCAATCGCATTCCTCCCGAGCGGTATCGGCATGCAATCATCTGTATGACGGACTATTCCGAATTTAAAAAGCGACTGACCAATCCTGCTGTAGCGGTGTATGCAATCAATAAACGGGATGGTAAGGATTTCGGCGCTTATGTCCGTTTATGGCGTTTATTACGCCAACTGCGGCCGGCCATTGTCCACACCCGAAATCTTTCTGCTTTGGAAGGTGTGGTAGTGGCAGCGCTCGCCGGTGTGCCAGCGCGGGTGCATGGCGAGCATGGTCGGGATATTCATGATATCGATGGCCGTAATCGGAAATATCTGGCATTGAGACGATGCTGTCAGTTTTTTGTGCAACGCTATATTCCTTTATCCCAAGATCTTGAACGCTGGCTGCGGGAACTGGTGGGTGTCCCGGACGCCAAAATCAGGCAAATATATAATGGGGTGGATATAGAACGATTCCATCCCGCAAATGGGCGGGAGCCGCTGGCTCGTCACCGATTTGCCAGTGAAGATTGCATCGTAATAGGGACGGTTGGTCGTCTGGAGCAGGTCAAGGATCAGCTAACATTGGTACGCGCATTCGCGGAGATATCTCAGCGCTGTCCACAATTGGCACCTGGCTTGCGCTTGGTGTTGGTGGGGGATGGATCGAGTCGCATCAAGCTGGAACAATTAGCAGCCGAGTTGGCCGTCAATGACAGGCTCTGGATTACAGGTGCGCGGGATGATGTGCCTGAGCTGATGCGTGGCATGGATATCTTTGTGTTACCGTCCTTGGCGGAAGGGATTTCGAATACCATTCTGGAAGCAATGGCCACTGGACTGCCGGTAGTAGCAACACGCGTAGGCGGAAATCCCGAGCTGGTTAGCGACGGAAACACTGGATGTCTTATTTCGGCGGATGATCCAGTAGCAATGGCTACTGCCTTGCAAGCGTATATCGAGTCCCCTGTATTGCGAATCAAACATGGTCAGGCGGGCCGGAGACGAGTCGTGGAAGAATTTAGTATGGCCGCAATGGTGACACGCTATCTCGCGGTCTATGACGAATTAATGGTGCGCAGCCCCGTGGCACGAGTGGCTTAA
- the xrtA gene encoding exosortase A: MSNVGGASDIQPLNQQWRETLPRLLIATLVFGALFWDSLASMVSIWWRSDTFAHGFLILPISAWLIWRLKHQLVRLSPQPTLLAVPLIATVGFAWIIARFTDIAVGEQLTTVALFIVLMFAILGWQVTKAIVFPLGFLFLAVPMGEDLIPPMMNFTADFTVAMLKLTGIPVFREGTFFEIPSGRWSVVEGCSGVRYLIASITLGVLYAYLMYRSLHRRLIFVAVSVVVPVIANGLRAYMIVMIAHLSDMRLALGVDHLIYGWVFFGVVIMLLFWIGQIWREDDQVAAPTNISFTSQETASVSGEKKVLVAALLAIALWPAWAWMSERNISNETVNLQAVRHPDWVEAADFTDWRPEIVGMDQSLIGFYQGRTGSVMLDIAYYSDQRPGAELVNSQNVMVRQKHPVWRQIGRSFLDVQATDKTIGVQRVVLDSAQQHLLVYHWNWFEGIHSSNDLEIKLHEALARLAGRPRRGAVIVIAVPYADRPEEAAPLLESFIRDALPAIERSLQEAAHG; encoded by the coding sequence ATGAGTAATGTGGGTGGTGCTTCAGATATTCAACCATTAAATCAACAATGGCGTGAAACTTTACCCAGGTTGTTGATCGCTACCCTCGTGTTTGGCGCCCTGTTTTGGGATTCTTTGGCCTCCATGGTGAGCATCTGGTGGCGTTCCGATACCTTTGCCCATGGTTTTCTTATCCTTCCGATCAGCGCCTGGTTGATTTGGCGATTAAAACATCAGTTGGTGCGCCTTTCTCCGCAACCGACATTATTGGCTGTGCCGCTGATAGCCACAGTTGGATTTGCTTGGATTATAGCCCGATTTACCGATATTGCGGTGGGGGAGCAATTAACGACCGTGGCTCTGTTTATTGTGCTTATGTTTGCAATTCTGGGTTGGCAGGTGACCAAGGCCATTGTGTTTCCGCTGGGGTTCCTGTTTTTGGCGGTCCCGATGGGAGAGGATCTAATTCCGCCAATGATGAATTTCACAGCTGATTTTACGGTGGCGATGCTAAAGCTGACGGGGATCCCTGTGTTCCGCGAAGGAACATTTTTTGAAATTCCAAGCGGACGCTGGTCCGTGGTAGAAGGATGCAGCGGCGTTCGTTATCTGATCGCCTCGATTACCCTGGGTGTGCTGTATGCCTATCTCATGTATCGGAGTCTACATCGACGCTTGATATTTGTTGCAGTATCAGTGGTGGTGCCGGTGATCGCCAATGGTTTGCGCGCCTATATGATCGTCATGATTGCGCATCTGAGCGACATGCGCCTGGCATTGGGGGTTGATCATCTTATTTACGGCTGGGTATTTTTTGGCGTTGTTATTATGCTGCTGTTCTGGATAGGCCAGATTTGGCGGGAAGATGATCAGGTAGCAGCCCCCACGAACATATCATTCACTTCGCAAGAGACTGCTAGCGTAAGTGGCGAGAAGAAGGTTTTGGTTGCCGCTTTGTTAGCAATTGCGCTGTGGCCAGCCTGGGCGTGGATGTCGGAAAGAAACATATCGAACGAGACGGTTAATTTACAAGCTGTGCGACATCCTGATTGGGTGGAGGCTGCTGATTTTACCGATTGGCGACCAGAAATTGTTGGAATGGATCAGAGTCTGATTGGTTTTTACCAGGGACGGACGGGATCGGTAATGTTGGATATTGCCTATTATAGCGATCAGCGGCCAGGGGCGGAGCTGGTCAATTCCCAAAATGTGATGGTTCGTCAAAAGCATCCGGTATGGCGCCAAATTGGCAGAAGTTTCCTTGATGTGCAAGCAACGGATAAGACGATCGGCGTGCAGCGGGTGGTGCTGGATTCTGCCCAGCAACATCTCCTGGTTTATCATTGGAACTGGTTTGAAGGTATCCATAGTTCGAATGACTTGGAAATAAAATTGCATGAGGCCTTGGCTCGTCTTGCAGGAAGACCTCGCCGCGGAGCGGTTATTGTTATTGCTGTACCCTATGCCGATCGTCCCGAAGAGGCTGCTCCTTTGCTTGAGTCCTTTATTCGCGATGCTCTCCCGGCGATAGAACGCTCACTGCAGGAGGCGGCGCATGGCTGA
- the wecB gene encoding UDP-N-acetylglucosamine 2-epimerase (non-hydrolyzing), with protein sequence MKKKPLIMCVVGARPNFMKIAPIMAQLRRPDSGLAAFLVHTGQHYDAEMKHQFFDQLGIPEPDVDLGVGSGSHAQQTAEIMRRFEPVLDEHHPAAILVVGDVNSTIACALVASKKGIKVLHVEAGLRSYDRAMPEEVNRVLTDQISDYLFTTERSAQENLAREGIPADAIHFVGNVMIDTLRTNLTRAIPAAKTLGKDADRVLGGAVGFAIVTLHRPSNVDNPEVLGTLLTSLRRVSDSIPLVFPVHPRTASRITAGGFDGLLNTPRIVRTAPLGYLELLGLMQQARIVLTDSGGIQEETTALGVPCITMRENTERPITVTDGTNTIVGINTQKIEVAVADVLQSGGKTGRIPEYWDGRAAERIVAILEREFSSHL encoded by the coding sequence ATGAAAAAAAAGCCTTTAATCATGTGCGTCGTCGGGGCGCGACCCAATTTCATGAAGATTGCGCCCATCATGGCGCAATTGAGGCGACCGGATTCCGGGCTGGCGGCTTTTTTGGTGCATACGGGTCAACATTATGATGCCGAAATGAAGCATCAGTTTTTTGATCAGCTTGGAATCCCGGAGCCGGATGTCGATCTTGGTGTGGGCTCAGGTAGTCATGCCCAGCAGACGGCTGAAATCATGCGCCGCTTTGAGCCGGTGTTGGATGAGCATCATCCGGCGGCGATATTAGTTGTAGGCGATGTTAATTCCACAATTGCCTGTGCCTTGGTGGCATCCAAGAAAGGCATCAAAGTGCTTCATGTCGAGGCTGGGCTGCGCAGCTATGATCGCGCCATGCCTGAAGAAGTGAACCGGGTGCTGACAGATCAGATTTCGGATTACCTTTTTACCACGGAGCGGTCGGCGCAGGAAAATCTTGCGCGTGAAGGCATACCGGCGGATGCGATTCATTTTGTCGGTAATGTCATGATTGATACGCTACGCACCAATTTAACGCGTGCAATACCAGCGGCCAAAACTCTGGGCAAGGACGCCGACAGGGTCTTGGGTGGCGCGGTAGGTTTTGCCATTGTCACCCTGCATCGCCCTTCCAACGTTGATAATCCTGAAGTGCTTGGCACCTTGTTGACGTCTCTGCGACGTGTCAGTGATTCAATTCCATTGGTATTTCCTGTGCATCCTCGCACAGCGAGTAGAATTACGGCAGGAGGATTTGATGGGTTGCTGAATACGCCACGCATCGTGCGTACAGCTCCGTTAGGTTATCTCGAATTGCTGGGCTTGATGCAGCAGGCCAGAATCGTGTTAACGGATTCAGGTGGAATTCAGGAAGAAACGACGGCACTGGGCGTGCCTTGTATTACGATGCGTGAAAATACAGAACGTCCTATTACGGTGACGGATGGTACCAATACGATTGTAGGAATTAATACGCAAAAAATCGAAGTGGCTGTGGCGGATGTTTTGCAGAGTGGCGGTAAAACAGGACGTATCCCGGAATATTGGGATGGGCGGGCAGCCGAACGCATTGTCGCCATTCTTGAGCGCGAATTTAGCTCCCACTTGTAA
- a CDS encoding DUF3473 domain-containing protein: MTVDVEDYFQVSAFEPYIKRDEWGSLSCRVDCNTNRILDIFGENKVQATFFVLGWVAERYPQLIRRIVDEGHELASHGYSHVRVTEQTRSEFGDDVARTKKLLEDMGGCSVRGYRAASYSIGEKNLWALEALQEAGHEYSSSIYPIKHDLYGMPQAPRFQFYPNGEGGLIEIPVTTLVVGGRRMPCGGGGYFRLVPYPVYRWALRRVNHGEGQSGMFYFHPWEIDVDQPRPKGLNLKTRFRHYLNLGKMESRLQSLLKDFHWGRMDDIFLPTKSN; this comes from the coding sequence ATGACGGTGGATGTCGAGGATTATTTTCAGGTCTCGGCATTCGAACCTTATATCAAGCGCGATGAGTGGGGAAGTCTCTCCTGTCGTGTGGATTGTAATACGAATCGAATTCTGGATATTTTCGGTGAAAACAAGGTACAAGCGACCTTTTTTGTGCTGGGTTGGGTGGCGGAGCGTTATCCACAACTGATCCGCCGCATTGTTGATGAAGGGCATGAGCTTGCGAGCCATGGTTACTCGCATGTGCGGGTGACAGAACAAACCCGGTCTGAATTTGGTGATGATGTGGCGCGCACCAAGAAGCTGTTAGAGGATATGGGTGGTTGTTCAGTTCGCGGTTATCGGGCGGCAAGTTATTCGATCGGTGAAAAAAATCTCTGGGCGCTGGAAGCGCTACAAGAGGCCGGGCACGAATATAGCTCCAGCATCTACCCAATTAAGCACGACCTTTATGGTATGCCGCAGGCGCCACGATTCCAGTTTTATCCCAATGGTGAAGGTGGCTTAATAGAAATTCCGGTTACTACGCTGGTTGTCGGGGGAAGACGCATGCCTTGTGGCGGCGGTGGCTATTTTAGATTGGTGCCGTATCCGGTTTATCGTTGGGCATTGCGTCGAGTGAATCATGGTGAAGGTCAATCGGGGATGTTTTATTTTCATCCCTGGGAGATTGATGTTGACCAGCCGCGACCGAAAGGGCTCAATCTTAAAACTCGGTTTCGTCATTATCTTAATCTTGGCAAGATGGAGTCAAGATTGCAGTCTTTGCTAAAAGATTTTCACTGGGGGCGCATGGACGACATTTTTCTGCCCACGAAGAGCAATTGA
- a CDS encoding tyrosine-protein kinase family protein, translating to MSTIEKAIEKLNQGAASPVSRPNDVPLSAANVAAGVVESAQSSASQSGRVMLNLGRMERSGYLTPETGRTQLAEEMRHIKRPLLLNAFARGAAQIKNGNLIMVTSSRPGEGKSFTSLNLAMSIAKERDKTVLLVDSDVAKPSISRILGIETGAGLVDYLLDESMDLPEVMLRTNVPNLRLLPAGRRHIHSTELLASEAMQRLTEELSQRYPDRVVIFDSPPLLATTEASVLAQWVGQVVMVVESEKTTKQELNESLSLLGDDEKVVGLVLNKSRASLGTDYYGYYGSYGE from the coding sequence ATGAGTACAATTGAAAAGGCAATTGAGAAACTGAATCAGGGTGCGGCATCCCCCGTGAGTCGCCCAAATGACGTACCGCTATCCGCTGCCAATGTCGCCGCAGGGGTAGTAGAAAGTGCTCAATCATCGGCATCTCAATCGGGGCGGGTCATGCTCAATCTTGGGCGCATGGAGCGTTCGGGTTATTTGACGCCGGAAACAGGCCGAACTCAATTGGCCGAAGAGATGCGTCATATCAAGCGCCCATTGTTGCTCAATGCCTTTGCACGCGGTGCGGCGCAAATCAAAAATGGCAATTTGATTATGGTGACCAGCTCACGGCCTGGCGAGGGTAAATCGTTTACATCGCTCAATCTCGCGATGAGCATCGCTAAAGAGCGCGACAAAACGGTGCTGTTGGTGGATTCCGATGTCGCCAAGCCGTCGATCAGCCGGATATTGGGCATCGAGACCGGCGCAGGATTGGTGGATTACTTGCTCGACGAATCGATGGATCTGCCGGAGGTGATGTTGCGGACCAATGTGCCCAATCTGCGATTGCTGCCTGCCGGGCGCCGTCACATCCATTCGACGGAACTGTTGGCCAGTGAAGCGATGCAGCGCTTGACGGAAGAATTGTCGCAGCGCTATCCCGACCGCGTGGTGATTTTTGATTCACCGCCACTGCTGGCGACAACTGAAGCGAGTGTGTTGGCACAATGGGTGGGGCAAGTTGTCATGGTGGTGGAATCCGAAAAGACAACCAAGCAGGAATTGAATGAATCCTTGTCATTGCTGGGTGACGATGAAAAAGTGGTTGGGCTGGTATTGAATAAGAGCCGCGCGTCACTCGGGACCGATTATTATGGATATTACGGTTCATATGGTGAGTGA
- a CDS encoding TIGR03016 family PEP-CTERM system-associated outer membrane protein: MTPRLSLSETYTNNVSLSADNKQDEYITSLNPGVDIHARGGRARLDLAYNLENLYYARESSRNKTYQQLLGKADAELVRDWFFLEGGASISQTVIDSNQGLTTDNLNITNNRTDVVTTEVTPILRHAIGTVAEAELKYSHRSVYYGGGGASDAVTDEASARLNNGRHATHFFWGMSYNQTRDDREVGADSERKSSAGHLQYRPRRWISLVGYAGREAGTIASQRKFAEGSYWSAGVIWEPTPRWLFEATSGDKEGRGRVEWTPTERTTLKANYLKREVGIYPGEKWDASFNHRTRRSQWVLSHSEEITSDITLASREQILSMASSMSPDDFVNLFNQSSKFVVNGRPFLLTNEEFDRAYTQLKTTINTGKTQFSVSGFHENRKYQLTPRSESANGGVLGVNWKFAPRSSLNLSHSVTMRNNELTGVRETRISDIALHRTISPRASTWLDFRHAKEDAANNTNEYQENRVALHLAVTF; the protein is encoded by the coding sequence GTGACACCCCGGCTGAGTCTTTCGGAAACCTATACCAACAATGTCAGTCTGTCGGCGGATAATAAGCAGGATGAATATATTACTTCGTTGAATCCTGGTGTCGATATACATGCCCGGGGTGGGAGGGCAAGGCTTGATCTTGCCTATAATCTGGAAAATTTGTATTACGCCCGCGAAAGTAGTCGCAATAAAACGTATCAGCAATTACTGGGTAAAGCTGATGCAGAGCTTGTTAGGGATTGGTTTTTCCTTGAGGGTGGCGCTTCGATATCACAAACTGTCATTGATTCAAATCAAGGATTGACGACGGATAATCTCAATATCACCAACAATCGTACTGATGTGGTAACCACTGAGGTAACTCCAATCCTGCGGCATGCAATTGGCACAGTGGCTGAGGCCGAGCTGAAATATTCGCACAGGAGTGTTTATTATGGTGGCGGTGGCGCCAGTGATGCGGTCACTGATGAAGCCAGTGCCAGGCTTAACAATGGCCGGCATGCGACTCATTTCTTTTGGGGGATGAGTTACAACCAAACGCGAGATGATCGTGAAGTGGGCGCTGATTCTGAGCGTAAAAGTTCAGCAGGACATTTGCAGTATCGCCCTCGGCGTTGGATTAGCCTCGTGGGGTATGCGGGCAGAGAAGCCGGGACAATCGCCAGTCAGCGGAAGTTCGCAGAGGGAAGTTATTGGAGCGCGGGTGTTATCTGGGAGCCGACACCGCGTTGGTTGTTTGAGGCAACCTCCGGTGATAAGGAGGGGCGAGGCAGGGTTGAATGGACGCCCACGGAACGCACCACGCTAAAGGCGAATTATCTGAAGCGTGAGGTGGGGATATATCCGGGCGAGAAGTGGGATGCATCATTCAATCACCGTACTCGCCGTAGCCAATGGGTGTTGAGTCATAGCGAGGAAATTACGAGCGATATTACTTTGGCATCACGGGAGCAGATACTGTCCATGGCATCATCCATGTCGCCCGATGATTTTGTTAATCTGTTTAATCAAAGTTCAAAGTTTGTGGTTAATGGACGTCCGTTCTTATTAACAAATGAAGAGTTTGATCGTGCCTATACACAATTGAAGACAACCATAAATACCGGAAAAACTCAATTCTCCGTGTCCGGGTTTCATGAAAATCGCAAATATCAACTAACGCCCAGGAGTGAGTCGGCTAATGGCGGGGTACTTGGGGTGAATTGGAAATTTGCCCCGCGATCCAGTCTTAACCTAAGTCATAGTGTAACTATGCGTAATAATGAGCTGACCGGCGTTCGTGAAACTCGCATTTCAGATATTGCCTTGCATAGAACAATTTCACCGCGCGCCAGCACCTGGCTTGATTTTCGTCACGCCAAGGAAGATGCTGCAAATAATACGAATGAATATCAGGAAAACCGGGTTGCGCTACATTTGGCTGTCACATTTTAG